The genomic DNA CCCCGTACTCTCGGGGGACGACGACGCCGGCCGCCGGTGGCGAGCGCCCCGAGTCTGCCGCCCCCACGAGCGAAGGAGACGTGAAGTGAGCTCACGCGAGGACATCCTGACCGCCGTCCGCGAAGCCATGGCCGGGGCGCCCGAGGCCCCCGCCCCGGCACGGGACTACCGCTTCACGTCCGGGCTGAGCCGGGACCAGTTGCGGGAACAGCTCGTGGATCGGCTCGTGGACTACAAGGCCAACGTCGTCATTCTCGGCTCGGCGAGCGAGATCCCCGAAGCAGTCAGGACCCGCCTGGCGGGCGCGGAGCGCGTCGTCGTTCCCGCAGGCCTGGACATGGCCTGGACTGACGAGGTCGAGGCGGAGATCGTCGTGGACGGGCCCGAGCGGGCGCTGAGCGTGGAGGAGCTGGACGCCACGAGCGCCGTGCTCACGGCCTCCGCCGCCGCGTGCTCCGAGACG from Falsarthrobacter nasiphocae includes the following:
- a CDS encoding LutC/YkgG family protein, with protein sequence MSSREDILTAVREAMAGAPEAPAPARDYRFTSGLSRDQLREQLVDRLVDYKANVVILGSASEIPEAVRTRLAGAERVVVPAGLDMAWTDEVEAEIVVDGPERALSVEELDATSAVLTASAAACSETGTIFLDTSADQGRRAITLVPDHHVVVVSMDDVRGLLPETLATLDSTRPLTWISGPSATSDIELERVEGVHGPRRLDVLLVG